The Triticum aestivum cultivar Chinese Spring chromosome 6D, IWGSC CS RefSeq v2.1, whole genome shotgun sequence genomic sequence GTCAGGGAGGAGTGTTGGTGTTTTTCCCCTCTACTGGTGCTATATATAGTGTATCCCTGCCGTTCTTGTATACATGACATCAGTGAATCAGGATGTATAAGAAGGTAGTCACGCAAGGGATAATATTTTGAGCGTAAAGCGTAGAGAACTTTCCCGGGCGGCATCAGATGCTAATCACATGCGAGTTATAGCCCTTTTTGTCTTTTATGAATGTGCCTTTTTAAAACGGAGCGAAATTAATCTATATATATActaatataaaaagacccaaagaaacatatccaattaatctcggccatcaaatcatgtcaatccaataacctagactgcttcaatgttcgAGCGTTCAGCACGTTtaacgtgcagttaatttcatgccaaaaatagtgttaatcacataataacatgcaAAATAATATTCtatttaatatccgcatgcacttaatatacttccaaattaacgtgcattgcacgtacacattgactagtcaTTAAGAAAAAGCAGAAACGACCAAAGCATCATTTGGTTTTACAGCTAAAAATATTTGTGTTGTGCATGGAGATGGAGACAGTGATGGCGTACAAATGAACATATAATGTAAGCGTACATGTGAATTCTCTTCCATGCGGCGTATAATGTAAGCTTACATGTGAATTCTCTTCCATGCGGGCATATGGAATTATACCACATGGTACGAAAGATTTAGTCGGCCATGTACTTCGTTCGATTgttgttttatatataaagcgggatgAAAGTCAGTTTCGAGAGCTGCGGCTTGCAGGGCTGGATGCAAATGCCTAGCTTGTAAGGCCAGACTAAGAATAAAGCTGCATGTATGCACATATATTCTGCCTGGAAACGTATGgacttaatttatttatttttgaggaTTGAAATGCATGAACTTTACATGAAGCAGCCAAAGTTTCTACAAACTAGCTAGGTGCAATCAGCACAAAGTCCTCCACTTAGCCAAGTTTCTACTGACTGGGTGCAATCAGCACAAAATCCTCACCTCACCTTTGTAATCCTGCTCAGTAAATTACAGGTGCTTGATTAATCATGGCTCCGTGTTGAGCTCGTGACACGCGTTTGATTCACTTCGGTTTCTAATGTCAGCTGAACTAACAAGCCGAGGTTGACTTGGATGACAGTTACTctcttcgtttttatttactccgcatattagagttgactgaagtcaaactttctaaagtttgacaaagtttataaaaaaaatatttaccataacaaatctatatgatgtggaagtacatttgataatgaatctaatggtattgatttgttattgtatatgttaatatttttgtttgtcaaagtttataaaatttgactttgactaaagctaatatgcgaagtaaataaaaacagaggaagtACTATTTTGTTTCCCTGCAGGCATGCATGGTAATCCGCATCTCACCCtgcataaagatcattggaatcagATCTAATACCTTTCTTTGGCCGGTCACACACTCTAGCTAGGGTTCTTCGACGCAGGTTGCTTGCGTAGTTTTTTTTAGAAACAACATTGACGTACACATACAGTCACACCACCACACACACTCACACTCAAACAAATGCCTACTGAAGGCCCGATCGAAGTTGCGGGCTTTGAAATTGATGGAATCACCACATGTGTCTCGTTATTTGATATTTACTTATGAGTTATGAATAAATAATATGAAAAACAAATCTTAAGGGTTTTTCAAACCACATTTAACAGGAGACGTTCCATTCGGTTCAaacatttaaaaatattttttttctttgtttatttttgtGGTGCAACTAGACTTTGGTCAACTTAGTTAATCATACGGCAGTCCAATATCCGGggtgggccccgcctgtcatcgTGCAAGGCTACCAACGTCTCCGTCCCCCTCTTTCCATCGCAGCCCACCTCCGCTATAAATACCACTCACTCAAAATAAAATAATGAGCTCGACCGCCGACGGAAGCAGCTCGCGGTCGGCTCTCAGTCTACTCTCCGTCGCGTCGTCGACAGGCGCCGCGGCAGCAGCGGCCAGCGTCCGTCGGGAGACAGAGATTTCCTCTTGGCGGGGGCCGAATCCAATCCGTAAGTCGAAATCTCTCTCTGTGCTTGCTCTCGGATCCCCACCCGCCCCCTACAGTCCCACAGTACTTCCCTGCTGCCAAtgcccgcctcgccgccgttcCCGCCGTTTTCTTGGGGTCTCGGTGAGGAATCCGAGGGTACTGGTTCTGGATTGACCCCCCGGTAATGGAGGCCCTGCTGGCTGTTGCCGCTGGGTTACTCCTGTGTGCCCGTCCTCAAGGTGTTCGATGGATTGTGGGCAGGGTGTTCCGTCCGGCTGGTCGATCTCGTTCCAGTCCTTCCAGGTTCCAGCCCGTTTACAGTCAGTTGCTGAAAATGTGCACGGAACGCATGAAAATGTAGGCTGTGCACAGGTTGTTTGCTTGCTTGCAATTCCAAGCATTGTTTCCTCTTTGCAGGAAGCATAGTGCCACAAGTGGTCTGCTTGTTTGCTTGTGCTCAGGAAAAGAAAAAGTTGTATCTTCTGTTTGTTTGCTTGCTGTCCGCTTCAGTGTTTGTTCCATCTTAAGCATGGTACAAGTATAGTCGCTTTGTTTCGTGGGCATAATCCAAAGTTTGTGCGGATGcagcttttgttctctcttgcataGCGAAAGTGTGTGGAAACTGGAATCTGTTGAGAGTAGTATGGCCACGCCAAACGTTTTGGCTTTCACTTAAGGACCACACATTGCTTCTTGACTTTCTTGGATGCTTGCCGGCCCAGCCTTGGAACTGTACCTTCCTAGCTAGTAATGGTGTAGATAGATGGTTAATATAAATGAGGCACAGACCAAACCTTTGTGTTGCTTCCTAGAAATGAGTGTATTTCCTTAATTTTTTTTTTGTCAAAACGTCTGTCGTTGTTCTCCCAAGTTGCTTTCTTGCGGTATTCAATCCATTTTTTATTACTGCAATTGCTTCATTCGAATTGAGGTTTCAGTCCGTTTACCGTCAGTTGCTGAAAATGTGCACGAAACGGATGAAAATGCCGGGACATGCGCTCTTTGTTTACCGTTTATACCGTCATTTGTTTGGTTGCAGGATGCACCCGGTCTTAAGCATAGTATATATAAAGTTGTATGCTCtgttttgtttgtttgcttgctgtCTGAGGATTGAGACAAGGGCATAATCCAAAGTTTGGCACCTGCTCCTGCACATTTATGTGTTGGAAACTGGAATCTGTTCAGAGTAGTATGGCCACGCCACATGTTTTGGCTTTAACTCAAGGACCACATTGCTTCTTGACTTTCTTGGATGCTTGTTGGCCCAACTTTGCAACTCTACCTTCCTAATAGTAGTATAAATCAGGCACATACAATTTTTTTTGTGTTGCTTGAGATTTGGTGTATTTACTTAATGTGTTTAGTTGAATCATCTGTCATTGTTCTCCCAAGTTGCTTTTCCTCGCGATATTCAATCCGTCGGGTTTTTAATTACTGTAACTGCTTCATTCAAAATTGATATTTGCTTCTTTGTTGTTGTTTTCCTTTCAACGCTTGGGCTGAGGCTTCAAATAATGGTGCTCTTTAACATGGACTTTGTTACTTTAGAGAATGCAAGAATTATGCAATTGTATCATGATAACATCTGCTCTATGTTTTTTCTACAGGGAGTTTCCAACACATAAGTAGTTTGCTAACATGAAGACAAGCATCCAGTAGACTTTGCACCATTTGAGTCACAATGGAGATATCTTTTCTCATGTTGTTGGTTCTCTCTCTGCTTCTGTTTCCTAATGGCATCTGCAAGGGTTTAGCTGCGAGGCCTCCTGTTGTGAATATTGGGTCTATTCTTCAATTTAACTCCACCACTGGAGGTGTTGCCGCGGTTGCCATCCATGCAGCCTTGGAAGATATCAACTCTGATCCAACAGTTCTAAATGGAACTACACTAAAGGTTCAAATCAAGGATACAAATTGCTTTGATGGTTTCCTTGGCATGGTTCAAGGTACGCTAGCTTTAATGTCACGCATTCATTTGGCATTGTTGAAATAGTTTTTGCTTCTCTTGTGGAATTGTGACAATGATACCGTATTCCTTGTATCAGCTTTGCAGTTCATGGAGACTGATGTTGTTGCACTCATTGGCCCTCAGTGCTCTACAATTTCTCATATCATTTCATATGTAGCAAATGAGCTTCGAGTCCCTTTGATGTCCTTTGCTTCTGATGCAACTCTTTCATCGATACAATTCCCGTTCTTTGTCAGGACTGGTCCCAATGACCTCTATCAAATGGCGGCTGTGGCAGAAGTTGTTGACTACAACCACTGGAAGATTGTGACTGCCATATACATTGACAATGTTTATGGTCGAAATGGCATTGCTGCTTTGGATGATGCACTTGCTTTAAAGCGCTGCAAAATCTCCTACAAAGTTGGGTTTCCTTCCAATGCTAAAAGAAGTGAGCTCATAAATTTGTTGGTTAGTGTCAGTTATATGGAGTCTCGTGTTATCATTCTCCATACTGGAGCTGAACCTGGACTCAAGCTTTTCTCTATGGCAAAACAACTGAACATGATGGGCAACGGCTATGTGTGGATTGCAACTGACTGGCTGTCTGCATATCTTGATGCTAATTCATCAGTTCCTGCTGAGACTATATCTGGCCTGCAAGGTGTTCTTACTTTACGGCCACATATCcccaactcaaagatgaagagtAATTTGGTCTCCAAATGGAACAAGCAAAGTAAAAAGTCCAACTATAGTGATCTTCGTGTAAATACTTACGGTTTTTATGTTTATGATAGTGTCTGGGCAGTAGCTCGGGCTCTGGATGCCTTCTTTGATGATGGTGGTCGGATTTCCTTTTCAAATGACTCGATGTTGCATGATGAAACTGGAGGAACTCTTCACCTTGAAGCAATGAGCATTTCTGACATGGGAAATAAATTATTGGAGAAGATTAGAAAGGTAAACTTCACTGGGGTGTCTGGGCAAGTGCAATTCGATGCTGGAGGCAACCTAATTCATCCTGCATATGACATCATAAACATCATCGGAAATGGCATGCGGACCATTGGTTTTTGGTCAAATTATTCTGGCTTGTTGTCGACTGTCTCTCCAGAGGCTCTATATTCAAAGCCTCCTAATATTTCTCTCGCTGATCAGCATCTCTATGATGTTATTTGGCCTGGGGAGACTGCACAGAGGCCTCGAGGATGGGTTTTTCCTTCTAATGCCAAGCAGTTGAAAATTGGTGTTCCCAACAGATTTAGTTTCAAAGAGTTTGTCACGAAAGACAATTCTACTGGGTCAATGAAGGGTTATTGCATCGATGTCTTTACTCAGGCATTGGCTTTGCTTCCTTATCCTGTTAGTTACAAGTTTGTACCTTTTGGGAATGGTACTGAAAATCCTAATTATGACAAACTCGTACAGATGATTGAATCAAATGTAAGTATGGAATGCCTTTTTTCTTCCTCTAACCATTTCATCATCTTTATCGAAAAAACCATTTCATCATACCATGCTGACCAGGGGGGGTCTTATCCTGCAGGAATTCGATGCCGCTATAGGGGATATCGCAATTACAATGAGGCGGACAGTAACTTTAGATTTCACCCAGCCATTCATTGAAACAGGCTTAGTTATCTTGGCTCCGGTTAAACAGCATATAACATCGTCCTGGGCATTCTTGCAGCCATTTACTTTGCAGATGTGGTGTGTTACAGGGTCGTACTTCCTTATTGTGGGTGTGGTTGTTTGGGTTCTTGAACATCGGATCAATGATGATTTCCGTGGTTCAGTACGTCAACAAATAATAACTATTTTCTGGTAAGGAGCTGACTTGCACCTTTTGTATCGTCTTCTTGTAGTATATCATTCCTGTTTTCTTAGAAATGTTGATGTTTCGACAAGTCTTGTGCAATATGTTTGCATACAGCAAGCACCTCAGAACAGTTGCCAGTTAACATACCCAAATGAAGCATCTAGTGATTACCAaggaactactccctctgttcacttttataaggccttgaagacatttcagacaaggTGCAAAGTAGCTCATTttcagttgtctgaaacgacttataaaAGTGAGCGGAGGGAGTATTATCTTAATGGTCTTGTGAAACGTATATATGCACAGTATGTATTCGCTTAATGATATTTATGATGCATTgctcaatttttttttctgttttcacaTACTTCTCCACATGTATTACAAATGTTCTTATCATGGCGTGATTCCTTGCTCTCAGATGTGATTATAATTTCTATTTTTATTGCCTGCAGGTTCAGCTTTTCGACGTTGTTCTTTGCACACAGTGAGTAAACCAACCTTCTCTATTATGTGTTTTTTTGGCCATAGGTAACATTTTGTTCTGAGGCATGGCTCGTGATTTCATCTGTATCTGCCCGCAGGAGAAAATACTATGAGCAGCTCAGGGCGTGGTGTCCTGATCATATGGCTGTTTGTTGTTTTGATAATTGTATCCAGCTACACCGCGAGTCTTACTTCCATCCTGACCGTGCAACAACTTGATACTTCTATAAAAGGAATCGATGACCTGAAAAGTAGCAATGATCCTATTGGTTTCCAAGTTGGTTCTTTTGCACAAGACTACATGGTCAAGGAGCTCAACATCTCACGTTCAAGGCTGAGAGCTCTCAGTTCACCACAAGAATACGCTGAAGCCCTCAAGCTAGGCCCCAAGGAAGGAGGTGTTATGGCCATTGTTGACGAGCGCCCCTATGTTGAACTGTTTTTGTCAACCTACTGCAAGATTGCGGTAGCTGGCACAGATTTCACCAGCAGAGGATGGGGCTTTGTAAGTACATTTGAACCATATTCTTTAATGTAGATTTGAATATGAGAACAAAATATTTTGAAGTTAATATCCTGGAATAGCAGTTTTAACTTTGAATAGTTGTGTCAACTATCTAGTTTATTATGCAACTTCATTTGCACCTGTCTGCGGCTGCAAGTCTAAAATCTACACCTACTTTGTTTCACAAATCAAAATGTAGCGCCTTACAAGTTCATTCTACCAGGCATTTCCAAGGGACTCCCCTTTGCAAGTAGACCTCTCCACCGCAATCCTGTCATTGTCAGAGAATGGGGAACTGCAGCGAATCCATGACAAGTGGCTCAAGACAGGGGAGTGCGCAACTGACAACAGCGAGTTCGTTGACTCGGACCAGCTCCGCCTTGAGAGCTTCCTTGGTCTGTTCCTAATCTGTGGCGTTGCATGCATCCTCGCGTTGCTAATCTACTTTGGTATCATGCTACGCAAATACCTGAGGCATGACCAGAGGAAGAGCCTGAGAAGATTCATCTCATTCGTCCATGGCAAGGATCCGCCGAAGAACAACGAGAGGCGGTCCATGAGCCTGCTTGGAAGCTCGACGCCGGCAACGCCGATGAGCAGCCTTACTACCCTTGAGATAGAAAGGCCGGCCAGGGAAGTCAGAAATGGCAGCGTTATTGAAATGGAAAGCTAGTTCATGTGTACAAAGCTAGTTTGTGCGTTATCTCTCAAGGCAGCTGGGTAACTGTTTTGTGTGAAGCAACAATACGGCCGACTAACCTAGGTCCCGGTAACCTAGGTTGGAAAGCCAAACACCAGGGATGTATAGAGGGGTTTCAAATACTTCTTAAAGGAAGGATTGATAATAAAAATTAAAAATATCGAAATGCTCCTCTCTCCCACATAGATCACTTTATTCTTTGCATGACTGTATTTTTTGGGGATATCTTGCCACTTCAGAGTTGGCGTTTGGTGGTGTGATCTGTGCATGTGT encodes the following:
- the LOC123143238 gene encoding glutamate receptor 3.1 — its product is MEISFLMLLVLSLLLFPNGICKGLAARPPVVNIGSILQFNSTTGGVAAVAIHAALEDINSDPTVLNGTTLKVQIKDTNCFDGFLGMVQALQFMETDVVALIGPQCSTISHIISYVANELRVPLMSFASDATLSSIQFPFFVRTGPNDLYQMAAVAEVVDYNHWKIVTAIYIDNVYGRNGIAALDDALALKRCKISYKVGFPSNAKRSELINLLVSVSYMESRVIILHTGAEPGLKLFSMAKQLNMMGNGYVWIATDWLSAYLDANSSVPAETISGLQGVLTLRPHIPNSKMKSNLVSKWNKQSKKSNYSDLRVNTYGFYVYDSVWAVARALDAFFDDGGRISFSNDSMLHDETGGTLHLEAMSISDMGNKLLEKIRKVNFTGVSGQVQFDAGGNLIHPAYDIINIIGNGMRTIGFWSNYSGLLSTVSPEALYSKPPNISLADQHLYDVIWPGETAQRPRGWVFPSNAKQLKIGVPNRFSFKEFVTKDNSTGSMKGYCIDVFTQALALLPYPVSYKFVPFGNGTENPNYDKLVQMIESNEFDAAIGDIAITMRRTVTLDFTQPFIETGLVILAPVKQHITSSWAFLQPFTLQMWCVTGSYFLIVGVVVWVLEHRINDDFRGSVRQQIITIFWFSFSTLFFAHRENTMSSSGRGVLIIWLFVVLIIVSSYTASLTSILTVQQLDTSIKGIDDLKSSNDPIGFQVGSFAQDYMVKELNISRSRLRALSSPQEYAEALKLGPKEGGVMAIVDERPYVELFLSTYCKIAVAGTDFTSRGWGFAFPRDSPLQVDLSTAILSLSENGELQRIHDKWLKTGECATDNSEFVDSDQLRLESFLGLFLICGVACILALLIYFGIMLRKYLRHDQRKSLRRFISFVHGKDPPKNNERRSMSLLGSSTPATPMSSLTTLEIERPAREVRNGSVIEMES